One Malania oleifera isolate guangnan ecotype guangnan chromosome 10, ASM2987363v1, whole genome shotgun sequence genomic region harbors:
- the LOC131165948 gene encoding small ribosomal subunit protein bS16m/bS16c, whose translation MVVRIRLSRFGCKNKPFYRVMAADSRSPRDGKHLEVLGYYNPLPGQDGGKRMGLNFERVKYWLSVGAQPSEPVQQILFRAGLLPPPPMVAMSRKGGPRDTRPIDPMTGRFLTMEGPASANQSKDSEAEEAEDDSTSSP comes from the exons ATGGTAGTGAGGATTCGATTGTCAAGGTTTGGATGCAAAAACAAGCCCTTTTACAGGGTTATGGCTGCTGACAGCAGATCTCCCAGAGATGGGAAGCATCTTGAAGTTTTAGGTTATTACAATCCCTTGCCAG GTCAAGATGGCGGTAAACGAATGGGCCTCAATTTTGAACGTGTTAA GTACTGGCTATCAGTTGGTGCCCAGCCTTCAGAACCTGTGCAGCAAATTCTCTTTAGAGCAGGATTGTTACCTCCACCGCCAATGGTCGCAATGTCACGCAAAGGTGGGCCACGTGACACCCGTCCTATTGATCCTATGACTGGGCGCTTCTTGACTATGGAGGGTCCAGCCTCCGCGAACCAATCGAAAGATTCTGAGGCTGAAGAAGCTGAAGATGACAGCACAAGTAGCCCTTGA